TCGCACAACAGGGCATGCGCCCGGCTGATCTGGATGGATTGATCGTCTCGCATTTCCACGGTGACCACATTGCCGGCCTACGTGACTTTCCGGGCGTGCCCGTCATCTGCTCCGGCGAGGGATGGATGCACCTGCGTGCGCTGCGTGGCGTTTCCGCGTTGCGGCGTGCTTTCGTGCCGGGGCTTATTCCCGAAGATTTTGAAACGCGCACGCGCTTTGTCGAACAGTTCGAGCAAGTCGCGCTGCCGCCGGAGCTGGCGCCATTCAGCTCCGCCTGGGCCTTGCCCAACAGCAACGGCGACGTACTGCTCGTGCCCCTGCCCGGCCACGCCGCCGGACACCTCGGCGCGTTCGTGCGCACGCAGGAAGGCTGGGTGTTGCTGGCCGCCGACGCCGCCTGGTCGCCGCTGAGCTATCGCGAGTTGCGCGGGCCGTCGGTGCTCGCGTATTCGATCATGGAAGACCGCCACGCCTACTTCGACACGCTGCGCAAGCTGCACGCGCTCGATGCGGGCGGCCATGTGCGCATCCTGCTCACACACGAGGGGGCGTTGTGACGGCGTTGCACCGCCTGCTGTGGTCGTACTGGCAAACGCGCCGGTTGCGGCTGGCTGATCGCGCTGCACTGGCAGCGCATCAACAGCGGCAAATCAAGCGCTTCACGCAACGCGTGCTGACCCGCAGCCCGTATTTCCGCACGTTCGCATCGAAGCCGATGCACGAGTGGCCGTTGATGGACAAGGCCACGATGATGGCCAATTTCGACGCCATGAACACCGCCGGCCTGCGTCTGGCCGACGTGCTCGCGTGCGCGCA
This is a stretch of genomic DNA from Ralstonia wenshanensis. It encodes these proteins:
- a CDS encoding MBL fold metallo-hydrolase, translating into MATLSVFEAGYCTHTACVALRGAGLRTCAFPARAWLIEAAGRRWLWDTGYASHFHDHTRSGLFAIYRKVTPVYFDTSESMAAQLAQQGMRPADLDGLIVSHFHGDHIAGLRDFPGVPVICSGEGWMHLRALRGVSALRRAFVPGLIPEDFETRTRFVEQFEQVALPPELAPFSSAWALPNSNGDVLLVPLPGHAAGHLGAFVRTQEGWVLLAADAAWSPLSYRELRGPSVLAYSIMEDRHAYFDTLRKLHALDAGGHVRILLTHEGAL